A stretch of DNA from Melospiza melodia melodia isolate bMelMel2 chromosome Z, bMelMel2.pri, whole genome shotgun sequence:
TTTCTGCCAATCAAACCACATTTAAGATAAGATAAAAGATAAGGTAAAAGTTTGGTGGTTTTAATTTTGTAAAAGGTATTGCAGGTAAATTAACCTGTATGGACACTACTACCAAAATACGCTACTTTATGTCTATTTACTAGGTATATAGATTTCTCAAGCTTTAAATGACTAGTTGTTTATCTAGACTCTTCCATTCTGGACACCAATGTCTTAGGTGAGTCTAGTGAGAAACCAAGAAAGCAGTATCACCCACAGCCAGCTGAATAGAAGATTTCTTCACTCAGCCAGCAAATTATGACATTGTGCAAATATATTATTCCAAGCATACAGTATTGCTCCAAATTGAGAGGCAAGTCAGACACTGGCTCAATAATCTAGTTTAGATCCACAGTAAAATTAATGGATCGTCTAAACAAAACTGTACACTTAACCCAGCATGAACATTATTACTCTAAGAATAATCATcaattaactgtatttaaccaaGAATAAGAGTgcttagtatttttttaaccatttctcatTTTAAACATAATTTTACTCAACTATGCAATCAATTAAATTATTTATCAGGACAACAAATTCTCTTTTTAGTGTTTGCAAAGCACTTAATACTTTAATAACCATGTGCTCTAAAAtgaaaatcaaaccaaacaaacctcAAACTAACAAAAAGAGGATAGATGTTCTTAATAGCTTACATTTTGCAAGCCCTGAAGAAAAGCTAGCATAAAAGGACCACTTCAGTTCAGGGGGTGCGGTGACTCTTTTTAAACAAGAAGTCAATAATCTTACCTCCTTCTCCTTTTGCACTCTTCATAAGGCAGGGTCAAAAAATATCTTCTGTTCCATAGCTCATTAAGGGGCCTAAGATAATAACATATTTAGTTCCCTCTTCAATTTTAGGGTTGTTTTTTATTTACCAGGTTACATATTACTGCTTACTCATAATTGTAAAGGAGAAAGCCTTCAACAATCAAAATATGAACATTTTTCAGATTGTCACAGGTATTCTCTGGCTCTTCTGTCACAACACCTGAGCTTGCTGGGCTTTTCATCCAATTGCGAATACTTGTCACCATTTCATCCATATAGAGGGCATCAAGTACTAGAGGAAAACAAAGttaaacatcccttaaaaacaaagaataaaaaaataaaaaagaacccTAAAGTATCCCTACATTAATCAGTAAGAATCAAATAAtttacatacaaatttaaacaaaGGGGAACAGGATTATCCCAAAGATTATATCCGTAGTTCTGTGTTTGCTATTGATGTTTTACTGAAACCAAAGCTTGCACCAGGATTGGGGTATCTCTATTGGGTGTAGTCTCTCTGGACTTCATGGCATCTACTATTGTCTGAACAGAATTCGTAGCTTTTCACTTCATAACAGAAACTTCAGGGACTGCTCTCCACTTACACAAAACTTATAAAAATAGTCAGAGGGGGGAGCAGACGCTCAGCATTTTTTGCTTTAGGTTTTTATGAGGTTTATCAGGTGGGCATAGAGGGAGTTAAAGGACCATAGTATACAATGCACAATGTAAcatcttttttttctgtagacacgCAAGAATATATTGAGGAAGTATTCAAAGGTAGAAATAAGTTAGCTTTTGGATACCATAACAGCAAACACATTTTTAAAGAGCTTTTAAGAGCAGCATTAAACCTGGATATTTGAATAAGAATGTCCATTTTATCTCTCCAGTTTCACATTCCATTTACATGAAGTCTACAAGTTAAGTCAAAGATTGCATAGCTGGTAATGACCACTCTTCAGGTACAAATGAAGGGTCTGACCCATTTTCTCAGCGATACATTTTGTGATCACAAAGTATTAACAGAGATTAGCTATTAACCAAGCAATTGTTTACAAGTAGATATGACCTGACACAAAACACTGCCCTAAAGTGGATCTGGATCTACACATCACTAAGAATAAATTGAGCCAGCATTAATCATGAACTTAAAAATATATGTTCTTTATCTTAGATCTCACATCAAATAAAGGTGTCAGGATAAACCCAAGTTTTGACTGACTTGGAAAACCCAATATGAAATCCCATGAGCTCACCagcaaaagcagaaaaaggaGAGCCATTACCGAGTGATGAGATTAAATTTATGCCAGTACTGCAAGCCAAGACTTCCAACTGAACAGTACCATTTGCTACTAAACCAGACACAAGTGAAGAAAGAGAGGAGAAGATTCAAAAGAGCAAATGAAAGACCAAGCCCTAGCGTGAGCTATTTACTTGTTAAGCAAGTTTGCTTAAATATGTCAGTGAGCTGAAGGAAATTAAGAGAAGGATTGCTCAGAAACAACCACTTGTTTACTGCCTTGCTTAGAAAGGAAGAGAGCGAGGGGATGGGGTGGAAGAAGTGTTGAAGCTCAGCACAACAACTTCAGTACCATGTTCAAAAGCAGTGCATCAGAATTACTGACCATCATATAGCTTAAATCCACGTTCATCTGTTTCTACTTCAGACTCTggctgaaggaggaaaaaaatttaattttttcaagGTTGTTTTTATGACCATGCTGAGAGATACATATTCTGTTTATAAACGTAAGGGTTTACACTTTTGTATCCAATTAGTTAAATTTATCTGCAACATTAAACTGATGTAAACAACTGTTAAAATACACTAcaaaaactttatttaatctaGACCAACAAACACTCCAAATCATATTACTTAAATTCATTAGAGCTATACTTGAGAAAACTGTGTGTCAAAACATtagctgtttttctgttttgacTTAGAAGACAAAGAACTACTTATTGTTGTATGTGTGTAGGCTTAAGATAGTATGATTAAACTCATTAGCAAAAGGATCGTGAAAAATTCATCCATGCCTTATTTTAAAAGAATGGCAAAGAAGAAAGGAAATTTCTATTGGCTGAGTATATCCAATAGTTTGGCCACTTAAATTTCAGTTACCACAGTGCTCATTTTATGATTCTTATTAAATTAACATTACTTTAAGCAGcacaaattttaaaagttcacCAACAGGAGAACTGAAAAAATAATTGAGACCTACTCAAGCCTCCTTTTACCTATCAAGTTTTTCCAATAAAACTGTTACCTTAAAGAAGTCATCTTGAGAGATTATATCACAGTTGGGAAGCATATTCTTAAGTTTTTCTGCTAGCGTTGTTTTCCCTCCATTTGTTACACTGTTAAAAACATTGCAAAAAGTTCACCAAGGCAAAATGTAATCTTTTAAACATATGTACAAGCTCACACATACATTTCTGTTTAGTTATATGCAAATAAACAATACAACTTCCCCCAAATTTTAGTCACATTAAATACTCTCTATCTCTAGAAATTTTCTGGTATGTTCCATCAGTTTTCAATAATCAGTGCAGTAAATCAAGCAGTGCCAAGAAAGATGCTACAGATACCCGCACCTAAGGTCTCCAACTGACACAGAACAATTTCTTAAGAGTTACAAGCTATAAAACAACAAGTATATGTTGCATTTGTAATCCAGTTTGAAAAAAATTTATTCAGAAATAGAAATTATATCACATCATTCTGAGAAGAAGACTAGTCTTAAGCTGTAGAGCAAATTTAATTTTGTATAACTTACCCCCCAAGGCCAATAACCAACACTTTCAtagtttgttttctcctcagttcTTCCTTTTTCCTGTCAAAAACAACAGCCAGTGAAAAATCTTAATTCAGGAACAAGAAGGCAACTATGGTATTAAGAAATAACAATTATAcagttaatttattttctttctgttgtccataatttttctttttgcaaaGGTACAGTCAGAATCTCAGCTGCTTGTTCTAATGCTAACCAAAAACCTGCAGTATATATATCCCATCTTAAATTCCAAGATTAGAAATTCCAAGGTACTTTATTTTTGacagtattttaataatttgaaaGGAAATCTGGAAGACTCGATTCTAACAATGTTGGTATCATACAAGATCCTAAAGAAAAGCACAATCACTAGCTCAAGCCATAACAATATAAAAAAGACTAGGTAAACAGAAGTTATGgtggcaaaacaaacaaaatcattaAGAAAGAAACAAGTGGCATGCTGAGGAGAAAGGTGTTTTAAAGTTTCATGAAGACTTGTAACAAAGACTATGTTCAAAAACTCTTTTATGAACCTGATATCACTGTGTGATTCACCACTCCCTTTCTGAGGGTATTAACAGCACAGACCACACAAATCCCCTTCCTCTGCCCCACCACAGATTAATCTGGAAGCATTAAAACTACTGCAAGAGCAGTTTAAGCCATCCTAGCTGACTTAGCCTAGGTAGCACTTGATTTTCCCCTGAAAAGATCGAAGAGTAAACTCTAAAGGTTAATTTGTCCACCATATCCCACCAACTCTGAGGCACTGACTGCCTGAACACCTTCAGTACAGTCAGAGCTGCCAGGAGACACAATTACTGCCTTGCCCCAGCTCTTTCCCCCGAACTTTCTTCTGGAATGGGTGTTGGCAGAGTACATAATGAACTATCCAGGAAAAATACTGCAGCTGAAAACAGTTCTGCAAAAGACAGGGGAAACAATGTTTGTTTTCAGTTTAACACATCAATTTATAACTATTTGCAAACACCCCTTTTTTCACCTGCTCTATCCTCCTAGGTCAAGCTTAGGAAAGTAAGACCTATGACACCTAAGACCTGAAAGGACTGAGCAGGTAAAACCCTCCCTACCTCCAACAAACAAGTATCTATACTGTATTAGGAAAAAGACTGGTACAGGGGATCAGTGTGAAAACAAAACCACATTGTTTCTGTGAAAGTAAGCTTTAGACACATGTGGAGCCTGAAACAATATAATTGTCTTGCATTTGGTGCAACGACTGGAAGTTCCACTGTTTCACATGTCTGTGATATGATCTTCGCATGCTTTTCCATGAATGGTTACGTTAAACAACCAAAAAAGACATATTGACTAGTCCAAGCCATCATATGACAGTCATTGCTTTGCAATGGTGCTGCCTATCTACAGTAGTTGGCATTTGTGAGTTTTTTAAGTTGGTACACATCGGTTTTCTAGGAATATTAAAATTTTCAAATTCAGTGATGCATTGAATGCTCATAGTACTGACTAACAATGCAAAGACGGAAGACAGATAACTTTTTCTTAAGAAGTGATGATACTCAGACTACtttaaaaataagattaaaaagtTCTAAATTTCTAAAAGTCATCAGTAAGTTTTGTGTTGCAGAAGATTACCCTTTGTCCCACAAAGGGTGTTACGCAACAAACCGGACAAACACGTTCACCTTTGGACTTTAATTTATGTCATTATGCACATGCAAATTAATCCCAGTCTGCGGCAAAAAATACCATCATAAAAAACACACCTCTTAAAAAAAATACCATCATAAAAAACAACTCTTCTGCCGCCCTGAGTAGTGTGTAAAACAAATTTCAAAAGCAAATTTGTCACAAATGCTGCAACACAGAAATCCTACGCTACTCTAGCTTGAGTCAATTTGTCTCTTTAAATAGAGCACAAACCCCATGGCATCGCCGCAGTCACCCCATTTTTAAGGGCATACCGCGGCAATGCTCTCACGCACGGAGCCACCCCCGGGAGCACCGGACCCGCACCGGGAACGTCTCTCACAGCTGCGGGCCCACACCGCGGGGCTGGCGGAGCTTCTCGGCCGCGCCTCCACCAGTTGCAGTTCCAACACCTTAGCGCCTCCGCAGTTCGCGCTTTACTTCAACCACGCCGCGAGGGTGTTAGGAGCACATCCTTCCGCCAGCAGGGTTCCGCGCAGGCGGACCGCCTGCGTCCTGTCACGGAGCTGTGCGGGGCGCGCCCGCCTCCCAGTCGGGGCGGTCCGGCGCACACGACGCCCCAGCCGGCCCGCCGGGAGCAGCCCCCTCGCAGCCGCCAGGACCGCCCGGCCCGGCAGCGCGGCCTGGGCGGCTCCTGCGGCCCGGGCCGAGCGCGGGCGGGGAAGCGGCGGGGCCCGGTCCGCGGCGCGCTCGCTGATTGGCCGCGGGccgcccggggccggcgggggtGGGCGGGGCCGGCCGGGACCCGCCCTTCGTCCCGgctcctgccgccgccgccgcgcagcGCCCGGGGACTGCCGGGCTTCGCACCGCCGCCTCTCACCGCGGGCCGCGCCCGGACAGCCGATCGCCGTCGCGCCGCTCCCCCGTCCGTGCTTAGGCCAGCCATGTCCAAGCCGCCACCTAAGCCGGCCAAGCCAGGTGAGGGAAGGACAGAGCGGCCTGGCCCGTCCTCGCCGTGCGGGGCGCGGCGCCGCCCGCCGCTGCCGACACGTGAATGGCTTGGGTTTCGGGTCTGCGCTCTCGAACAGCCCGGGCGAGGGTGGGAGCGGGCACGGCCGTCCTTCCGTTCCGGACCGCACCCTGCCGCCATGAAGGCCGGCACCCTGCCCTCGGCGCCGGGTCTGGGCCCGACCCCGCGCCCGCTCTGGCTCGGGAGAAGCTGGGGAATGCCCCCCGTTCGGAGCCATCGCCCAGCACGGGCTCCCCGTGTCACGGGCTGGCGGAGCCCTCCGGCCCCGCCTCGCTCGTCGGCAGCGCGGAGCCGCGGTGGCCGGCGGTGGCACTTGGCGCCGTGGCGCGCCCGGTGGGCATCCGGGAGCTGCTTGCGTAGCCTGAAATGCACAGGAAGCCTTTTACCCTTTTAACTAACAGCGCTGAAGTGCTCCGAGGTTTGTCTCGTGATTGCTCGGATGGGCAATATGCTAACGCATAAAACCAGTTTTATAGTGTAGTCGCATGCAACATTCTTCATCTTTACAGTTGGAATCTACTGTCTTCCCTTGTAGGACTCCTAACAGCCAAACTCTAAATGTGCTCTTGGAAATTCTGGTGTCAATGTGCACATCACCCTTTCTAGTGCATTTAGTCCTCAATGTGTAAGGTGTTGCACCTGTGTTTTTATCAGAAAAATTCACTGCAAAGCCAATTTTCTAAAAATATTAATAGTAACCTGAGCTTCttctaaaaataaattgaaaagccATTGGAAGTTGCTCAGTTTTAAATCTTAGAATAGAAGTGGCATTTTTCAAGTAAATATACATTCTTCTGTGACAAATTTAACCGTTAgctttagggtttggggtttttttaagtaagGAATTGATCTGGAAAATTTAGTGGCTGTTTATCATGGTTTTGTATCATCTGTAACTGTAAGAGCTTAAATTCTTATTTAGAAATGAAAAACCCACTGTGACATCTCCCAAACCAGGACTGTCTGATACCTAAGTACATCCAAACTTCAACTTTTTTTGTACTTGGAATACTGTTTGAAATGCCCATGTAAAAAAATGCTTAGCCTAATTGAGTATTTTAACTAGACAGCTTATAAAACAGATTTTTAATTTGAAGTCACGTAAGTGCAGAAACAAGTTTAGACCATTTAAACCATCAGTCTCATCCTGCCCACAGAAGCAAAATCTGCTAAAGCTCTCTGGCTGTAATTTCACCTTCATAAGAATTTCCTCTCCCTGTAGTTTGCTAAGCTGCTTTGAAAGCAGCTTACTTGAAATGAAAAAAACAGTAATAAAAGCATTGCTGTTGTGGACCCTTACCAAAAACAATCAGTACTGAGGAAATCTGCAGGCTTCTGAAAGGATGTGGTGTTTCACAGCTGATGAGGTGTGAAAAGTGGGATTTTCCGATGAAGTTGATAACTCAGTTTTCTGTTTTTCAAGAACATAAGTCAAATTTAACATAAGTTTCTTAAGAGTTAGAGGCTGTAGCTCTGACTAACTTACAGGAGCTCTCAGACTGACTCAGACATGTTCTGTCAAAGCTAGGTTTCTCTCCCTAGTTTGGTGGGGTGCAGTTTGTGGTGTGCCTCATCTGATAAAATGTGGACTGTCATCAAAGGGACGTGtttcctacccccaccatccttTCTGTTCCATTTAGTTACGTGACAAGCTGATGGTGCTCTCAACTTTTTTATGTCCATTTATTTGTATGTCTGTGTAAGGTTATTTTTATGTCTGATGAACTTGCTGAGCTGGTTTTCCAGCATGAGTGCTTGACACAGCAAAAGGAAATTCATAGGAGAAGGAACAAAGTAAATAAGAAAGTAAGATTGTATTGCTAGTGACTTTCAGAGCCGATTAAGGGTAATAAGACTCATTTTTCCAAATCCCTGACTTTTGAGGAGAGAAAATTTAGTGGTGTCTGTTTTGTCAGATTTTTTCAAAGTCATTTTTCTGAAAGGCACTGCCTTCTCACATACTTAAATATCTCTGCAGTTGCATGTCTGACTTCTGTATGTTAACACAGAATACAGGTAGTACACCTTTGGTACTGTAATTGAATTTCTTGGGGTTatagatagatgttatttaaagACATAAATATAGGAACTTCATGTGGTGACAGTTTCTACAGCAGTGGAAGGCTGTCTCTTTCGGTGGCATTTTGACTGCATTTACTCGAGTGTTTTGGTGCCTTTGGCCAAGCTGTGTTGATTTTTCTTCACTGGTTATTAGGTATCAGGTCTGTAAGCTCTGTCAGGAAACAGCAAGCCTGCTTGCATTGCTTATGAATTATGAAAGTGCAGGACAAACAGGAGAGAAAACCAGACATTGGTTTCTGTCATTCATTCCATTGTGTTTGGGAAATAGGAGATGCAGATTGGACAGAGAAGGAGGGAAATATTTTGGTGGTGGGGAAGTGAAAATATGTCGTGAAataaatttcctttttaaaacacTGAGTCTTCACTGCTCAACTCAAGGATTTTGGACCTGAGTTTAGTGCtttaaaaatgtggggaaaagagGTGATATGAAGGAGGAAAACCAACTAGCTGTGACACTGTCGTTTTCTTCAGTACATGAGAGCATTTTTTCTGACAGATTGCTTTTCTGTAAATCCTGTTGTGTGCACAGCACTTAAGGATTTCAGTTACAGAGATGGTTTTGAAATCAACATATGTTAGACAATTGTGTTTCTGAACACTTGAGCTAGTCCTTTGGGTCTGTAGTCAGCCCTTGGGTAAGGGGACAAGATTGTTTGTAGAGACTCTAAATGTCTTTTAGCTTATAGTGTTTTCAGGCTTTTTTTAAGATGTACTGTACTTTTCCTGTGTAACTCTGTATTGTTACTGTTTTCTAGCTGTAGCTTTTGTTTAGACTCACTATCAAAAATAAAATGGAATGGAGTGGATGTTGAAAATAGCAGaaacatactttttttctttcagcattATGCAAGAGTAGGGCTTCCCCTCCATCTTTTAAGAAATCTGTTGATGTCTCAAACTACATTATTCTTTGCAGAGTTCATATCATGTTGGATATTAATCCTGTTAACAAACAGGATTGTTAAGTCTTTTGGATTTGACAAGCTTTAATGGCTTCTGCTTAGTTGTCTGTTACTTAAACAGTGTTTTCTTGAAGAGTGCTAATTATCTGGTGATGCCTTTTTGATTAGAGCCTTATATAGTGTGCAGCAAAAGCTTTTGGGGAGACCAAAGGGGTGTActgatatttttaaaaagtcttaCTTTCATGTTCACAGTAAGGTTTGTTGATCCTGGCCTAGAGTTGAGACAACATTTATATTCTATAGAGAAAGACCAGCCTTTGTATCAAGGAAATTAGAGTTTTCAATTACTCCAGTTGACAGGGAGGCAGGAGGAAACATAAGGATTTAACATAAAGGGTTGCTACCTCACAATGCAGACTTGTTGACTTTTCTCCTGCTagtagctgtcagagttaaaagTAGGATTCTTGACATAGATGCTTAGTTTGAGTCATAAACAAGTTCATCTTAGTTCTAAGGTGAAGTAGGAGCTGTGACAGCATTCACAGGAGCAGAACACTTGCATTGAGTCACATGCCTAAGGCCTCGGCAGTTGGCTTAAATTTGACATAAGTGGTGGTGGTTTGGGTTTCTTCTGTACTCAAACAAAGGTTCCTGTTAGCTAAGAAGATGTGAGCATGTGGATGTGGGGGGTTATACTGCAGTCATCAGGTCTAAAGGGAGAAAAAGGTCGGAGAAACAATTAAACAGTTCCCAGTCTGCTTTCAATATGAATTATAAACTTTCATTTCAGACCTGAAACCCTCTTATTACTGCAAGTTGCTGGGACCTCCAGCAAGCTTCCTGCAAGTGAAGGCACGCTGGTATTCATAAAAATGCAATTGATGAAAAACCGAGGATTTCAGATCAGGCTATGCCAGTGAGACTGTGTTCTCTTATATTTTCTGTGAGAGTATTTTTACTTCTGATTTTCTCTAACGAAATGGCATTTGTTCCTTCCATTCCAGATACTGATTAGTGCAGTCCATGATTGTTCCTGGATACCTCAGTTTGTCATCTAGGCTGGCACCAGTTTGTCCTTTGCATTTTTTAGTATGCCCTTCTACCCCTCCCCCAACGTGTATTCTCTGTGTTCACTTCCCCTTTCTGGTAAGTGTTACTTAGAAGTTGAAGATGGTTCTCTAAACACTGGAGGCTCCTCCTTTTTCTGTCTCCACTGTGGCAATCCTTAAATGCTGTGTTGGACTCTGCTGTGTCGGTGAGCAAAATGCCAAAGTACAAATGGCACTCCTGTCAAAAGTGTTTCCAGTACTTCTGTACCTGTTTGGAGACTTGTGTGCAAAGCACCTTGTTTTCCAATTCCAAATGCTACAGGCTCGGGGCAGAGTCTAGAAAGCTTGCCGAGGAAAAGGACCTGAGGGTGTTGGTCAACAGCTGGCTGAGTATGAGCCATCCCAGGTAGCCAAGAAGGCCACTGGCATCCTGGCCTGCATGAAAAGTGGTGTGGACAGCAGACAGTACCTGTCCCCCTGCATTGggtggtgaggctgcacctgaaGTCTTGTGTCCATTTCTGGGCCCCTCGCTACAAAAAAGACGTTGAGGTGCTGGAGAGactccagagaagggcagtggagctgatGGAGGGTCTGGAGAGTAGGTGGTGtgaactgagggagctgggggtgtttgtcctGGAGGAAAGGAGTCTCGGGAGACCTTGTTTCTTTCTATGTCAGTCTGGAGAGAGATTGTTCAAAGGTGTGTGCTTTTCTCTTGTCCCAAGTGACAAGATGAGaaaaaatggcctcaagttgtgccatgCAAGTTTAGGTTCAACATTAAGGAAAATTTCGTCACTGAAATTGATTGTCAGATATTGGAACAGGCTTTGCATATTTTCACCTTTTGGGACATTTGCTACAGGTAGGAGTTCAGGTTAATTTGTTTTCAATCAAGTTGGTGCTTGAGTAACTGATTATGAACTGTTTCTGTCTGTCTTTCTGGCAGCAAGGAGAAAGGTGGCCCATGAGAGCCTAGGATTAGCTTGAACCATTTAAGAGGTTGACAGACTTGTGGTTTTTTAACTAACTGTAGACTACCATACTCAATTCTGATTTTCTACAGCACAGAAATTATCCCTCCGTGTACTGTAGGCACTGACAATGCTTTGTGACACTCAGTGAGTCAATTCATCTTGAGTTAGTTACTGCGATTTTTATGGTAGTCTTGAGCTACTCAGTCTTAATATAGCTAATGAAAAGATGCTGCATCAGGATCAATATCTAAATAGTAGCACCTTATTCAAGTCAGTGAAATTTGATTATGGCAGTCTACAGCAGATGCTAACAAAAGACTCATATCAGTGCAATGGGGCCAAGCCTTGGTAAACGTTGATTTATcattattttgtttaaaatatgtGTGTTTTGAACCAA
This window harbors:
- the NMRK1 gene encoding nicotinamide riboside kinase 1 encodes the protein MKVLVIGLGGVTNGGKTTLAEKLKNMLPNCDIISQDDFFKPESEVETDERGFKLYDVLDALYMDEMVTSIRNWMKSPASSGVVTEEPENTCDNLKNVHILIVEGFLLYNYEPLNELWNRRYFLTLPYEECKRRRSTRVYQPADTPGYFDGHVWPMYLKYKNELEENASMQVDYLDGTKSQEELLSYVYSDIIQELNKLREENQQVTS